The DNA segment TGGTTGCGGTTCGGGTTGATTCGTCGTTCCATCATGCGGTTCTCATGCAGCGCGTCTTCGGCATCAGCCTGCTGTCGGTGCGACATGCGGAACTTGCCAGCCGACTCGGGCGGATTGAGGAGGGCAATGTCCGGATCCCCTCCAACGACGAGCAGTGGACCCTGCTCGACGACAACGTCTCCATCCTGGTGGACGCCATGACGGCCTTCGACTGCGCGATGGAGAACGTCATCGAGCGCGACAGCCATGCGCTCCTGATCGGCCGCATCCGGGCTGCACGAACCAGCCCCCAGGGTGATCCGTTGCTGTCATGGCGCGGCGGCTATCGCTCGCTAGTCGGAGCGGGTGATGATTGGGCCCCGCTTATCGAGAGCTATCGGCTGTGAACCGTCATCAGCGCGCGACGGATAGGCAGACCGAGCAGCGTCCCGAGGAGGCAGGCGGCAAGAAACACCCATCCGGACATCGCACCGGCGTGAATGCCGGAGAGCAGCACGCCCACCGTGCATCCCAGCGCCGTCATGGCGCCCCACCCCATCAACGTCCCTCCGACAAGTCCGCTGAACACATCGCGTGCTGACGGCCAGCGCGGCGTGAACTGGCCTGCCGTGAGGGCTGCGGCGAAACTGGCGGCGACCAGTCCGCCGATGAAGAGCCCGTTCTCGGACAGCAGAGCCGCCTTGACCACCGTTGCACAGCCGCGAAAGCCGTCAAGGCCGTGAAGCGTCTCCGGCAATAGGTCGAACAGGCCGGCCCCGCTGCGCGCCAGGCTTCCGATCTCCGCCGTCACCCCGAGTGGACCAACCCGCAAATAGCTTGCAGCTGACAGCACACCGACGGCCGCACCGCCGATCGCCGCCGGCCAGCGCGCGATAAAGATGGCACGCGCCAGGCCGGTAAGGTCGATGCCAGAGGCCCGCGCTTCGATAACTCTGCCGGGCCGCGCGCGCCACACGGCCAACCCGCCCAGCAGCGCGAGGATACCGAATGTCGCCCCGAGCGTGCCGGCATAGCCGAGATAATGCGGCAGCCAGATCATCGGCGCCTCGGAGATCGCCGCCATGTAGAGCGGGTTCCAGGTGAGGAAGCCGAGCACGAACCCCGCCCCCGCCCCCAACAGGGCGAAGGGTGCGGTCGACGATCCCTCACCGAGCCGATAAAGATGCGCGGAGATGCACGAACCCGACAGCGCCATGCCGAAGCCGAACAGCAGGGCGGCGCCGGCAAGCACAAGGCTAACCGGACCGATATGGGCGTCGGGCGGCAGGCGCTCGGGCGACGGCACCGGCAGCCAGGCGCCGATCACTACCAGATAGCCAGCCGCACCGACCGCCAGCGCGACCAATATCGCCAGCACGCCCCGTGGATCGCCGTTGTCGACCAGATCACGCGTGTGACAGAAAAAGCAGAACCGCGAGCGCTGCAACACCACGCCGAACACCGCGCCAAGCGCCAGCGAAAGCCCTAGGGATCGCCCTTCGCCGTCGCCCGAAGACAGGTGCAGCACGCTCGCGACGATCGTCGCCGCGACGGCAAGGGAAATGAACACGGGGAGAATACGCATCAAGCCGCCGCATAAGAAACGGCGCGGCGGCACTAAGCCCCGCGCCGCAGCCTGGAGGGAAACGTCAAGCGAGATCGTCTACTTGCCCTGCCACACCGTGCCGGCGAGATTGACGACGGGCACGCCGACCGAATTGCCGTACTCGGTCCAGGAGCCGTCATAGTTGCGCACGTCGTAGCCGAGGATGCGCGACAGCGCGTACCAAGTGTGGCTGGAGCGCTCGCCGATGCGGCAATAGACGATGATCGGCTTGGAGCCGTCGACGCCGGCATCGGCATAAAGCTTCTTGAGCTCTTCCTTCGACCTAAACTTGCCGGTCTCGGCATCGACCGCCTTCGACCAGGGGACATTCTTCGCGCCCGGCACGTGGCCGGCACGGATCGACAGTTCCTTGGAGCCTTCCGGGGCGAACAGCTTGCCGGAGAACTCGTCACCGGACCGGATATCGACGATCACCGCGTCCTTCTTAGCCTCGACCACCTCCAGCACATTGGCGAGCCGCGCGCGCAACTCCGGCTTTGCTGGCGGCAACGTCAGGTCGGACTTGGCATAGGAGGGTGCCTTGGTATCGAGCGGCAGAGCCTGCTTTTCCCACAGCTTGCGCCCGCCATCGAGCAGCTTGACCTGGTCGCCGAGACCGTACTGGTTGAACACCCACGCACCCCAGGCGGCGAACCAGTTATTATTGTCGCCATAGAGGACGATCGTGGTGTCCTTGGTCACGCCGGCCTTTTCAAGCAGCTCCTCGAACTTGGCCGGGCTGACGATGTCGCGTTTCACGGGATCGACCAGATCGGTGTGCCAGCTGATGTTGACCGCGCCCGGCACATGGCCGCGCTCATAGACTCCGGGATCGACGCTTACCTCGAACACCCGGACTTTCGGGTTTTCCAAGTTCTTGGAGAGCCATTCGGCATCAACCAGCGGCCCCTGCTGAGCGCTGGCTGGGGAAACTATTGCCGTCAGCAGGACGCCAACGAGCAATCCGCCCGCAAGACGGAGGTTCGACATGGGATATTCCTCAGATTGCTTGATTCTGTTGGGAGCACGAAGCTCTGAGGCTGATCATTACGCAACGTAATATGACGGTCAATATATTTATATAAAAATAGTAGATTATCGTTGCCTACAGCGAGGCAGGGCCGACGCGGTGTGACGCCGGCCCGAGGCCTCACGTCAGGACGCGCCCTTCCTCACGGCATCGGCCACCACGATCTTCTTCGGCAGAAGCCCGAGCCCGAAGAAGGTATCGGCGACCAGCTGCTGGTCCGCGATGACCTTCGGCGTGAGCGCTGCAACGCCGAAGCTCTGCCGGCCGACAGCGACGCTCAGAATGGGCGCCGGGATGCCGGTGATCGGCGCCAGTTCGGCGACCGCCGCCGCCGGATCCTTCTGTATCCACGCATCCGTCTCGCCAATCGACGCGATCAGCGCATCGATCACCGCCGGGTTGGCGTCGGCAAACTTCCGCGAGCCGAGATAGAACTGGTAGTTCGGCACGATGCCCTCAGCCGTCGTCAGTACGCGGGCGCCGATCGCCAGCTCGGCCGAAGCCTGGAACGGGTCCCAGATCGCCCAGGCGTCAAGCGCGCCCTTCTCGAAAGCGGCGCGGGCATCGGCCGGCGGCAGGAATTTGGTCGTGATGTCGGTATAGGCGAGACCCGCCTTTTCCAGCGCCTTGACCAGCAGGAAATGGACGTTGGAGCCCTTGTTGAGGCCGACCGTCTTGCCCTTGAGCTCCGCCACCGACTTGATCGCGCTGTCCTTGGGCACAAGGATCGCCTCGCCCTTCGGCGCCGGCGGCTCGTTGGCGAGGTAGAGCAGATTGTCGCTCGCGGCCTGCGCGAAGATCGGCGGCGCTTCGCCGGTCTGTCCGATATCGATGGCGCCGGCGTTCAGCGCTTCCAGCATTTGCGGCCCGGCGGCAAACTCCGCCCACTTCACCTTGACGCCCAGTGGCTCCAGCTTCTTCTCCAGAATGCCGCGGCCCTTGAGCAGCACCAGCGTGCCGTATTTCTGGTAGCCGACGCGCACTTCGGTCTCGGCGGCGAAGCCTACGCGCGAGCCGAGGGCGAGGGCGAGACCGGCGGCCCCGGCAAGCGCGGTGCGGCGCGTGATCGACGTCATGATAAGTCGTCCTTCTTTGCAACGTTGAGATTGAAAGGAAAGGAGCCCGCCGCCCTATGAGCCCAGCAGTCGCTCCAGAATGAGGCCTTCGAGCCGCGCGCTGTCGGCGTTGCCGCGTCGGCGCGGACGTGGCAGCGGCACGTCGAGGTCCAGCGCGATGCGGCCGTCATCGATCAGGATGATGCGGTCGGCGAGCGCCACGGCTTCGGACACATCATGGGTCACCAGAACGGTGGTAAAGCCCTGCTCGCGCCAGATATGCTCGACGAGGCGCTGCATCTCGATGCGGGTGAGCGCATCAAGCGCGCCCAAGGGTTCGTCCAGCGCCAAAATCTGCGGGCCGCTGATCAACGCCCGCGCCAGCGCGACGCGCTGCTTCTGGCCGCCGGAAAGAACGGACGGCCACTCGCCGGCCCGATCGGCAAGCCCTACCTGCGCCAGCGCCGCAAGCGCGCGCTCATGGCGTTGCTCGCCCTTCACCTCAGGCGGCAAGCCGACTTCGACATTGGCCAGCACGCGCTGCCACGGCAGCAGGCGCGGCTCCTGGAACATGATGCGCGTCAGGCCTTCTAGCGGCTTGCCGTCCGAGGTGATCGACCCGCCGGATGGCTGGTCGAGCCCGGCGAGCAGCCGCAGAAGCGTGCTCTTGCCGCAGCCGCTCTTGCCGACAATGGCGATGAACTGCCCCGCCTCAATCTGCAGATCAATTCCGGCGAGCACGCGCTTCGCGCCGAAATCACGGCGGACCGCGTTGAAGCTCGCAGCAATGCCTCCGGCAACCGGTGGCTCGGCAGCGCGCTGTAGAACATTCAGAGGGCGAAGCGGGGCGTTCATCGCTCAACCCTCGGCTTTCTGAAATGAGGGGTGCCACTTCAGGCTCGCCCGTTCCAGCAACTGCGTCACGACGTCGGCCAATTTGCCAAGCAGCGCGTAAATCACGATTGCCAGCACAACGATGTCGACGAGCAGAAATTCACGCGCCTGCATTGCCATGTGGCCGAGCCCGGATTCCGCGGCAATGGTTTCGGCAACGATCAGCGTCAGCCACATAATCCCGAGCGCGAAGCGCAGCCCGACGAAGATCGAGGGCAGCGCACCCGGCAATACGACATCACAAAACAGGGTCCACCGCCTCATGCCGTAGGCACGCCCCATCTCGATCAGTTGTGGATCGACGCTGCGCACGCCGTGCAGCGTGTTGATGTAGATCGGGAAGAACACGCCGAGCGCGACAAGGAACAGCTTGGCTTCTTCCTCAATCCCGAACCACAGGATCACCAGTGGGATCAGCGCCAGATGAGGAATATTGCGGATCATCTGAAGCGTAGTGTCGCTATAGCGATGCGTGAGATCGGAGAGCCCATTGGCGATGCCGAGGACGAATCCGATGCTGCCACCCATCGCGAGGCCCGCCAGCGCGCGCGCCGTGCTCACCGCCATATGATGGATGAGTTCGCCCGACTTCAGTACCTGCCAGCCGGCGCTTGCCACGGCGGACGGCGCAGGCAGCACGTTGGGGGCGAGATAGCCGACGCGCGACAGGACTTCCCATACCACCAGCAGCAGCGCGGGCAGGAACCAGCCGGCGATCCGCGCTTCGAAACGGGCAAGCACAGCGGCGCCTGTCGTCCCCTTGCGGTTGGCCCTTGCCGTGCCGAAGCGGGCGCTGCGTTCCACAAGCGACATGTCAGGCCGCCTCTTCGATCGTCGCGTGAGGCTTCATGCGCCGCGCGGTCAGGGCGTGAACCGCCTCCTCGACGACGCGCGCAAAGCGCTCCTGCGCCGCGCCGGCGCTGACGATTCCATTGGCGAAATCGCTTTCGGTGAAGAATGCGCCGGTTCCGAGCGGCTGTGCCTGGAAGAAGGCGAAGAGCGGCCGGAGCTGATGCTCGATCACCAACGCATGGCGCTCGCTGCCGCCGGTGGCGAGTAGAGCGACCGGCAAACCGACAAGCCCGCGATAATCCAGGAAATCCACGAAATGCTTGAACAGGCCGGAATAGGAGCCCTTGTAGACCGGCGAGCCGACGACCAGGAAATCGGCTTCCTCAACCGCCCGCAACGCCGCCTCGATGGGCTCGCTGGCCGGGCGCGTCCGCAGCGCGCCAATCCCGTCCAGCCCGGCGATGTCGACGAGTTGCGTGGTGGTTGCGAGACCGGCCACGCTCGCCTGCGCGCTGATACGCCCGAGCGCCAGATCGACCAGCGACAGCGTGCGCGAGGGGAAAGACAGGCCGCCGCTCAGTCCCACGATCTTCAGCGGCTCGACGCTCAAACTACCGGCTTTCAACAGGGTCATGTCGCATCTCTCATCGGTTCGATAGGGCGGACAAATGCCTCGTCAGCAAAAATCAGATCCCCGCCACATAGGTCTTGCACAGTCAAAACTAATAATCTATCGATTTTATAGATATTGCAATCAGGGCCTCGGTTATGAACGTTTCCCTCACTCGGCGCGCTTTTACGGCCCTAGCAGCCGTCGCTGTCGCGACGAGCCTTGCGAGCCTGTCCTCCGTCGCTGCACCGCTGGCGGAGATCCGGGTCGACTGGGCGACTTACAGCCCGGTCTCGATCGTGCTGAAGGACAAGAAATTCCTCGAGGAGGAATTCGCCAAGGATGGCACCACCATACGCTGGGTGCAGTCGGCGGGCTCCAACAAGGCGCTGGAGTTCCTCAATGCCGGCTCGCTCGATTTCGGCTCGACGGCCGGGGCCGCGGCGCTTATCGGCCGCATCAACGGCAACCCCATCAAGTCGATTTATGTCTATTCGCGCCCGGAATGGACAGCGCTGGTGACCCGCAAGGACAGCGGCATCTCCAAGGTCAGCGATCTCAAGGGCAAGAGCGTTGCCGTCACGCGCGGCACCGATCCGCACATCTTTCTGATCCGCGCGCTAGCCGCCAATGGCCTGACCGACAAGGACGTGCGTTTCGTCCTGCTGCAGCACGCCGATGGCCGTCTCGCGCTGACGCGCGGCGATGTCGACGCCTGGGCGGGGCTCGATCCGCTCATGGCCTCAGCCGAACTGGATGATGGCGCCGTGCTGTTTTTCCGCGACCCTGCCGCGAATAGCTGGGGCGTACTCAACGTGCGCGAGGAGTTCGCGAAGGATAACCCCGAGATCGTCAAGCGCGTTCTCGCCACCTATGAGAAGGCGCGCAAATGGGCGGTCGAGAACCCTGCGGACCTCGCCGCCCTGCTGCAAGGCGCCACCAAGCTGCCCGCACCGGTCATCGCTCGTCAGCTTGAGCGCACCGATCTGACATTCGGCCCGATCGGCAACGAGCAGAAGCAGACCATCATCGCTTCCGGCAAGGCGCTGCAGGAAGCCGGCGTCATCGCCGCCAGCGTTGACCTTCCCGGCACCGTCGACGCGCTGATCGATTCCCGCCACCTGCCGCCGGGGCCCTGAGATGAGCGCCGCCGAGGGCATCGTCGAAACACCCAGCGCGCCGCAGAGGCGCCGCTGGCGCGTGAGACGCCCCGGGGAACAGCTCCTGGGCTGGCACCGGGTACTGCTCGGCCTCGCCCTGCCGGTTGGCGCGGCGCTCGCCTGGGAAATCGCCATTCGCACGGGTCTTAGCCAGGGACGGTTGTTGCCGGCGCCGACGACGATTCTGGCAACGCTCAATGATCTCGCCCGCAACGGCGATCTCGCCCTTCATATCCGCGCGACCCTCGCCCGCGTCGCCGCGGGTTTCGCGCTCGGCATCGCCGCCGGCACGTTGCTCGGCGTGCTGGCGGGGGCTTCCAGCCTTGCCCGCGCGCTGATCGACCCGACACTGCAGGGATTGCGCGCCATTCCCTCCATCGCCTGGGTGCCGCTGTTCATCCTCTGGCTCGGTATCTTCGAGGCGTCTAAGGTCAGCCTGATCGCGGTCGGCGTTGCCTTCCCGGTCTATCTCGGCACGCTCGGCGCCACCCTCTCGGTCGATCGCAAAATCATCGAGGTCGGCCGCAGCTTCCGCCTGACCCGGCTCCAGCTCGCCCGCCGCATCCTGCTGCCGGCGGTGCTGCCGCACTACATCGTGGCGCTGCGCTCCGGGCTCGGCCTCGGCTGGATGTTTGTCGTCGCTGCCGAGTTCATGGGCGCCTCGGAAGGCCTCGGCTATCTACTGGTCGATGGCCAGCAGCTCGGCAAGCCGGCGCAGATCGTCGCGGCCATCGCGGTCTTCGCCGTGCTCGGCAAGCTGACCGACGCGTCGCTGGTGGCCGCGAGCGCGCCGCTGCTGCGCTGGGAGGACACCGCGCAGCGTGCCGCGGCGGCGGAGGGCTGAGCCTTGCTGCGTATCGAGAATATCGGCAAGACCTACCCTTCCGGCGCCCAGGCGCTGGCCCATCTGACGCTGAACGTGCGGCCGGCCGAGATCCTCGCCGTGGTCGGCGGCTCGGGCTGCGGCAAGAGCACGCTGCTGCGCCTGATCGCCGGCCTCGACCGGCCGAGCACCGGCCGCATCGACCTCGATGGCGAGACCATTACCGCGCCACACCCGGCGATCGGCATCGTGTTCCAGGAGCCGCGCCTGCTCGCCTGGCTTAGCGTCGCGGAGAATATCGGCTTCGGCATCGCCCATGTGCCGCGCGCCGAGCGCGCCAAGCGCATCGAGGCGGCACTCCAGCGCATCGGCCTTGCCGGGCACGGCGACCGCTGGCCGCGCGAACTCTCCGGCGGCCAGGCGCAGCGTGTTGCGCTGGCCCGCGCGCTGGTCGCCCGGCCGCGTGTGCTGCTGCTGGACGAGCCGTTCTCCGCGCTCGACGCCTTCACCCGCGCCGATCTTCAGGACCACCTGCTCTCCTTGTGGGAAGACACCCGCCCGACGCTGGTTCTCGTCACCCACGACATCGACGAGGCCCTGTTGCTCGCGGATCGCATCGTCGTCATGCAGCCTCACCCCGGTCGCATCGGCGCGCTCCTCGATGTCACGCGGGAGCGTCCGCGCGAGCCCGGCGCGCCTGACGTCGAAACCCTCAAACGCCAGATACTGAACGTCCTCGGTCCCATCCGCCGCCAAGCGGCGGTGCCAGCCGCCGCAGAATAGGAAAACCCATGTCTCACCCTGGCTCCTCAAACGACGGACTGAATGTCCTGTGGTTCCTGCCCACCCATGGTGACGGGCGCTATCTCGGCACCGGGATTGGTGCGCGCGAGGTCGATATCGATTATCTGCGCCAGGTCGCGCAGGCGGCCGACCGGCTGGGCTATTACGGCGTGCTGATCCCGACAGGTAAGAGCTGCGAGGATAGCTGGCTTGTCGCCTCGGCCCTCGCCCCGGCCACCAAGCGGCTGCGCTACCTCGTGGCGGTGCGCCCGGGCCTTGCTTCGCCGACGCTTTATGCCCGCATGACCGCGACGCTCGACCGCATCTCGGACGGACGCCTGCTCATCAACATCGTCACCGGCGGCGACCCGGTGGAGAATGCCGGCGACGGCATCTTCCTCAATCATGACGAGCGCTACGCGGTCACCGACGAGTTTCTGCAGGTCTACCGCCGCCTGCTGGCCGGCGAGCACGTCACCTATTTCGGCAAGCACATCAAGGTCGAAGACGCCCATCTGCTGTTCCCGCCGCAACAAGCGAACGGCCCGGCGCTTTATTTCGGCGGCTCCTCGGAAGCGGCGAACAAGGTCGCGGCCGAGCATGTCGACAAGTACCTGACCTGGGGCGAACCCCCGGCGGCCGTAGAGGCGAAGATCAAGCAGGTGCGGGCGCTCGCCGAAGCCGAGGGCCGCAAGGTGAGCTTCGGCATTCGTCTGCACGTTATCGCTCGCGAGACCGACGCCAAGGCGTGGGACGCAGCGGAAGACCTCATTCGCCACCTCGACGATGACACCATCGCCGCGGCACAGAAAGTGTTCTCCCGTCTCGATTCGGTTGGCCAGGCGCGGATGAGCGCCCTGCACGGCGGTCGTCGGGACCAGCTTGAGGTCAGTCCCAATCTGTGGGCCGGCGTTGGACTGGTGCGCGGCGGTGCCGGCACGGCCCTCGTCGGTTCCGGCGAGACGGTCGCCCAGCGCATCCGGGAATATGCCGATCTCGGGATCGACAGCTTCATCTTCTCCGGCTACCCGCATCTGGAGGAAGCCTACCGCGTGGCCGAGCTGGTGCTGCCGCGCCTCAAGCTCAATCACTCTATCGCGCAGGCAAGCGGCAAGGTGAACACCGGCCCCTTCGGCGAGACCATCGCCAATGACTACCGTCCCCCGGTGCGCGCGGCACAGTCGTGAACGTGCCTCTGGAGGACAGGGAGGACAGGGTGATCGACACCCGCGTGGCCATTATCGGCGGCGGCTTCTCCGGTGCTGCCGTCGCATGGCACCTGCTTCAGCAGCAGCGGGAACTCGACCTCGTCATCCTCGAGCCGCGGGCGGAACTCGGCCGCGGCCTCGCCTACAGCGCCGCCGACCCGCAGCACCGCATCAACGTGCCGGCAACGCGCATGTCGCTGATCCCGGATACACCGGATCACTTCAACGACTGGCTGGAGACTTCCGGGGCGATCGACGGCGATCCCGCTGCCCGGCATGAGGGGCGCAGCTTTCCCTCCCGCGCGGTGTTCGGGCTGTATATGTCACAGACGCTGGCGGCCTTTACCCCGCGCCTCCACCATATCCGGGGGCGGGCAGAGGACATCGCCTCGGTTGGCGAGCGCTATCACATCGCGGCCACCGATGGCACGCTGATCCGGGCGGATATCGTGGTGCTGGCGGTGGCCCATGCCGCGCCTTCTGCCCCGACCTCCGTCGAAGCGGCGCTGGACGGCCATCCCCGCTATGTCAGCGATCCCTGGCAGTCCGGCGCCTTTGATGCCATCCGGCCAACCGACCGCGTGCTGATCATCGGCACCGGACTCACCATGGCGGACATCGTGGCGAGCCTCGAGGCACGCGGCCATACAGGCGAGATCCTCGCCATTTCCCGGCGCGGCCTGCGCTCGCGAGGCCACCCCGCCGCGCAGCACGATCCCGCCGGCGATTTCCTCACGCCGCCCATCCGCACCGCCGGCGATCTGGTGCGCCGTATCCGTGTCGCGGTGGCCGAAGCGGCGCACCAGGGCAAGAGCTGGCACTGCGTGCTCGACCAGGTGCGCCTCCAGGGTAGTGCGATCTGGCAGGGCCTGCCACTGACCGAGCGGGCCCGATTGCTGCGCCACCTGCGCCCGTTCTGGGACGTTCACCGCTTCCGCATCGCCCCGCAGATCGAGGACGCGCTCGACCGCCGGATCGCTGCCAGTACGCTCGCCGTTCGTGCCGCCTCGCTGAAGTCCGTCACGCGGGAGGGGGACGTCATCCGTGTCGGGCTCCACACACGGCGCGACGGCACTCTAATGCAGGCAAGCTTCGACGCGGTCATCATCGCCACCGGGCCTGCCCATGGCTCGGTCTTCGCCGCCAACCCGGCGCTTGCGTCGTTGGAGGCACACGGGCTCGCACGTCCGGATCCGCTGCGGCTTGGCATTGACGTCAACACTGAAGGCGAGGCTATCGATGCGCGCGGCAACGCGCAGCCCACGCTGCTGGTCGCCGGCCCGCTCGCGCGGGGCACGATCGGCGAGCTGATGGGATTGCCCGACGTGACCCATCATGCCATCCGCATCGCCGGGGCCGTCGATCGGGCTTTGGAAAGCCGAGAGTCGGAGCGGGCGGCGTAACGCCCGCCAAAGAAATCTACTAATTTAGTATATTTATTCTTGACCACTCTTGGCGCCTCTGCTCAGATACCTCACCGACGCTGGAGCACTGCCTCCGCAATGGCCGCCCGGCCGGCGTCGCGCAGGGGGGCGCATCATGACTTGGACCTGTCGACGCCACTGACCGCCCGCCGGAGCAGCCGGCTCTAGCCATCGCCACATCGCAATCGGCCGACACGCCGGCGCCGCATGAGCGCCGCGACGGCGCACTCATGGAAATTCCAATGTCCAGCATCTCCCGCCGCGGCGTTCTCGCCGCCACTGCCGCGCTTGGTCTCTTGATCGCCGGCCAAGCCTTCGGTTCCCCCGCCGGCGCCGCCGAGTTCACCATCGCCTATCAGACCGGCGCCGACCCGGCCAAGGTTGCCCAGGCCGCCGGCACCTATGAGGCCGCCACCAAGTCGACGATCAACTGGCGCAAGTTCGACTCCGGCGCCGACGTGATCGCCGCCATCGCCTCGGGCAGTGTGCAGATCGGC comes from the Ancylobacter pratisalsi genome and includes:
- a CDS encoding FAD/NAD(P)-binding protein; the encoded protein is MNVPLEDREDRVIDTRVAIIGGGFSGAAVAWHLLQQQRELDLVILEPRAELGRGLAYSAADPQHRINVPATRMSLIPDTPDHFNDWLETSGAIDGDPAARHEGRSFPSRAVFGLYMSQTLAAFTPRLHHIRGRAEDIASVGERYHIAATDGTLIRADIVVLAVAHAAPSAPTSVEAALDGHPRYVSDPWQSGAFDAIRPTDRVLIIGTGLTMADIVASLEARGHTGEILAISRRGLRSRGHPAAQHDPAGDFLTPPIRTAGDLVRRIRVAVAEAAHQGKSWHCVLDQVRLQGSAIWQGLPLTERARLLRHLRPFWDVHRFRIAPQIEDALDRRIAASTLAVRAASLKSVTREGDVIRVGLHTRRDGTLMQASFDAVIIATGPAHGSVFAANPALASLEAHGLARPDPLRLGIDVNTEGEAIDARGNAQPTLLVAGPLARGTIGELMGLPDVTHHAIRIAGAVDRALESRESERAA